One Verrucomicrobiota bacterium DNA segment encodes these proteins:
- a CDS encoding translation initiation factor IF-3, with amino-acid sequence MRVNSRIRAREVRVILATSNEQLGIMKIQDALRRAQSLGLDLVEVAPNANPPVCKIVDFGKYRYDLSKQDKERKPGGSRLKEIKFRVNIDPHDYMIKVRHAEQFLDKGNKVKMQLQFRGREMSHKELGDQLMQRLREDLVTMGQVEMEPKLMGKSISMTMSPLPASKRKRRFTVESEELPPEPVEEE; translated from the coding sequence ATTCGCGTTAACAGTCGAATCCGAGCCCGCGAGGTCCGAGTCATCCTCGCGACTTCCAACGAGCAGCTTGGGATCATGAAGATCCAGGATGCTTTGCGCCGGGCGCAATCGCTTGGCCTTGACCTCGTCGAAGTCGCTCCCAATGCAAATCCACCCGTTTGCAAGATCGTCGATTTCGGGAAGTACCGTTACGACCTTTCAAAGCAGGATAAAGAGCGCAAGCCGGGGGGGTCCAGGCTCAAGGAAATCAAATTCAGGGTAAACATCGACCCGCACGATTACATGATCAAAGTGCGGCATGCCGAGCAGTTCCTGGATAAGGGAAACAAGGTGAAAATGCAGCTGCAGTTCCGCGGCCGTGAAATGAGCCACAAGGAACTGGGCGACCAGCTCATGCAGCGTCTGCGAGAAGACCTTGTGACCATGGGACAAGTCGAGATGGAACCGAAACTGATGGGTAAAAGCATCAGTATGACGATGTCCCCCTTGCCGGCCAGCAAGCGTAAACGCCGTTTCACCGTTGAATCTGAAGAACTTCCCCCCGAGCCGGTCGAGGAGGAATGA
- a CDS encoding HAD family hydrolase: protein MKLFLFDLDGTLLTTDGAGRTALKLASADAFGVSEDLSNVAIAGNTDSRIGQEILAKHDIPITEGSLNRLMGAYLARLVDQLKINPGRILPGVMQVLDRVAHAGVGLGLLTGNLRRGADLKLGAHGIKRFFEFGAFGDDDFDRNNLGPIALERAQAWYKTRFSPEETYVIGDTPRDVACARAFGARAVAVATGQYSSEELAATQPDFLFADLSDVRKVGGCLGF, encoded by the coding sequence ATGAAGCTTTTTCTGTTTGACCTGGACGGCACCCTGCTCACCACGGACGGCGCCGGCCGGACTGCCCTCAAGCTGGCCAGCGCCGATGCGTTCGGCGTGTCTGAAGACCTCAGCAACGTCGCGATTGCGGGCAATACCGATTCCAGAATCGGCCAGGAAATCCTGGCCAAACACGATATCCCCATCACCGAGGGTTCCCTCAACCGGCTGATGGGCGCGTACCTGGCCCGTTTGGTCGACCAATTGAAGATCAATCCCGGGCGGATTCTGCCGGGGGTCATGCAAGTGCTTGACCGGGTTGCCCATGCCGGCGTTGGGCTGGGTTTGTTGACCGGCAACCTGCGTCGCGGGGCCGATCTCAAACTTGGTGCCCACGGGATTAAACGGTTTTTCGAGTTTGGCGCCTTCGGCGACGATGATTTTGACCGGAACAACCTCGGCCCGATCGCATTGGAACGGGCTCAGGCGTGGTACAAGACCCGTTTTTCGCCTGAGGAAACGTATGTGATCGGAGACACGCCCCGCGATGTGGCTTGCGCTCGCGCCTTTGGCGCACGGGCCGTTGCGGTCGCAACCGGCCAATACTCAAGCGAGGAACTGGCGGCAACGCAGCCCGACTTTCTCTTTGCCGACTTATCGGACGTCCGGAAAGTCGGGGGTTGCCTCGGCTTCTGA
- a CDS encoding VOC family protein encodes MVLKRKVGRKRVRIPAARCYSLTVFTRNWREVRHFYTHLLGAVVTSERAYRYCELRLGGVPLCFRADENGEGVSHFHLYLALQERQLILERLQNAGVIVRLDGTYATFLDPEGRTIKLSKDIALLT; translated from the coding sequence ATGGTTCTCAAACGTAAAGTAGGTCGTAAACGGGTACGGATACCTGCGGCGCGTTGCTATTCCTTAACGGTTTTTACCAGGAACTGGCGCGAGGTGCGCCACTTTTACACCCACCTGCTGGGTGCCGTGGTCACCAGCGAACGCGCCTACCGCTACTGTGAGTTGCGACTGGGCGGCGTGCCCCTTTGTTTCCGGGCGGATGAAAACGGCGAAGGCGTTTCCCATTTTCACCTGTACCTGGCCTTGCAGGAACGGCAGTTAATCCTTGAACGTCTGCAAAATGCCGGTGTGATCGTCCGTCTGGACGGTACCTACGCCACCTTCCTCGATCCTGAAGGCCGAACGATCAAACTGTCCAAGGATATCGCTTTGCTGACGTAG